In Silene latifolia isolate original U9 population chromosome 6, ASM4854445v1, whole genome shotgun sequence, the genomic window AGAAATCCCACACCAAAGGGAAGAGGAGCTACATATTTATCTTGACAGTTATATCTAGAAAAGTTGGTATTGAAGATTTTATAGTAGAAACAAAATGATAGAAGTAGAAGAACTCCAAACAGCAGCCAATCACATGCACAATGCGGTCTTTTACAAAATATATCCATTGTTTTTTTTCCCCTAAGGTTAGAAAGAGAAGCCAGAAACTAAGAAATGCTCTCTTTTACACCACAAACAGATCCTCAGCCACAATCCATCCAGAGATGGTACGAGTATGATCAGCAATTTAGTATCCCTTGCAGTATTAATTATTTGCAATCAGTGAAATTTACAGTTTAGACTGATATGCCACTCATCAACAAAGAAACTACTAAAACCCACGTTATGTGTGAGACTTGTGAATTCCTATGGAGTTCCCAACTCCTCCGTCATGCAAAAATGGAGCCAAACAAACCACCCTACAAAAATGCAATTCATTGGATTTTAGAGTACCCGTGAATTCAAGGAGCAACCAAACGCTGCCTTAGTTTTCTTTCCATCTAAAACCCTCCAAATTAAGCGGAATATGGAACATTTCCTATCGCTAACTCCCCCATTTCCCTCCAAATTTCATGAATTTTACCAAACAAACGTGGGAAAGTGGCTTCATTCGTTTCACTAGAAACGTCTGAATAACAACAAAATTTCTTTCAAAAGAAAATCTAGATGTGCCATTTCACATCACACAGACGACAACATTTACCTTCACGAACTTATTACTAAAAATAAACCTAAGCCTTACATTAACCTAGTGAGAAACAATGGGTAAATTAATAGACTAACACTAATAATCCACATCCTATACAGAAAAGCAAAACTACCTGAGTAGCTGGAATGTTCATTCTGGCagaatttccaagtcgaagaacGTCTTGCATTGGTATAATTACTGTTTTAGCTACTGAAGATATTGCACTTTTGATAAGGTCCCATGAGATATCAGTTCCATCATTGAGGGAAAGATATCTTAGCACCTGTACAAATATCAGTGTGGAAGTAATGCTCGGGCACACAGAAAAGAAAAAAGCAAAATTTATACTCTccaatgcatacttataaaacACTTCAGCAAAAAAGAAATCATACATGAGATTTCTCCTCCTGCTTCAAATTGTCCCACCAGCCTTGAACCTACAGAAAATAACCAAATATCCAATAAATCGGAAAGCTGAAGTCAAACACAGATTAATCATCAACTGAATTTTTCTCCCAAACTTACAAATCCCAAAATCACCTTCTGTAATCTATAACGCAACCAAATAATGAAATATACTACTAATATTGAAATTTCATGCTATGTAGCTGTATATTTAGCAGACATTTACCGTGTCATTATCATGAGTTCCTGTGTATACTACTTGATTATTTTCATGATTATGCGGCAGATGCGGGTTGTCTGCATCACTTCCAAAGCCTGAATCAAAATgcatcaacttaatgaagtattattttggtaattatgAAAAACTTGAAATAGGGCCATAGGGACGTGAGGAGAATTGAGGGAAGGGGAGAAGCCAGAGGTTTTTTAAAATATCAATACCAAATTGCAGGACAGCCATCCCAGGTGCCCCAATAGATTTCCTTAACTGAACTACATCCTCAGTGATCACACCCTATAATATAATACATTAAAAGGTCAAAAGCTGCCACAACAATGGATGGTTAAATAGTAACTCAAATGATAAGAGAAAAGCACGCTATCATCAGGGCATAAAAAATTAACAATACACCATACAAAACAGAATCATACAAGGTCTTCGGCAATTATGTCAATCTTCCCAACAGCCCCAAAGATAGCATCGAACAATGACTTCCCAGGACCAGCCTACTGTCATCAAATAACATTGCAGGTAAGCAACGAAAACTTAAAAAAGACAGTACTTGATTGAGTAAAGTAAGGAAACTGACCTTCCATTTCCCTACCATTGCAGTGTTTGCCTCTGTATATCAACAGTACCTCCATTATAGCACTTGTGGAAAGTATCACTAAATTTTAGCAAATCAGTGATAAAATGtcaaaggttcatacctgatggAACAGCCCAAAAGCCAGCTAATCCTCGAAAATGGTCAATTCTGAAATCATCGTACAGATCTACTGCTCGTCGAATTCGGCGTACCCACCAAGAAAATTGATCTTTCTCCATAGCCTTCCAATCGTATAAAGGGCTTTACATTTAAGAATAAAGAAAGCTTATTGGCACGACGACTCAACTCGAGCATAATAAAGGGGAGTTTCAGCAAAATGATTGAGAAAATTGAGATGCAGGTTCCTAGAGACGAGATCAGGTGAGCAACGAAGTAAAAGTAGCATTCACAATATTTTTTACATTCCACAGTCTggaaaaaaaatactccctccattcaaatcCAATTGCCCCATTTACTTCTGAGTAGTCTGCAAGACGCAACTTTGACTATATTTTTCTCCACCGACGAGTTACTAATTTTTGTTGAAAAGTCACAAACCTGTTCCACAGTTGACCGGTTTCACTGAAAGCATCAGGTGGAACGCCGCTAACTAAAAGAGGAAAACCCTTCCTGTTCTGCAACATGTATAGACATCAGTAGCAAATCCTCAAAGGTCGAAAAATCAAGAGAAACGAGTTATCAATATAAGTTGTTAAGCACACGAACACGTACCAGCAAAAACAATTTCCTGTTAGCCCAAACATCTGCACTATGATAGCCCACATAAATTGGCATATCCCCCATTATCTTTATACCCTTTACTCGTGCATAATTCTGAATTTTCTTCCATTGCCTTTGGAATAGAAACTGCTCAGCAATGAATATATCAATCTGTCCAACTCAATGGGTAAGTACATCATCAACCAATGATTAATCAGAGGGATGCAATCTCCCAAAGCAGCTTAAAGCTAGTTCAGCTTACAAAGTCTTTCTTGGTCTGGTAAATTTTCTCCAGTGCTGAGAGATGGCGGTTTTTTAGGGGTTCAGGCCAGTCATACCAACTGAACGTATTGCAGACACTGTCGATCGCAGCAAAGTATGCTGCATCCTCAAGCCAGCCTGCATGATTGTGACAAGACTGAAGGATATATAGATTTTTGCAATGTTGCTAATAATCATGGAGTTTAGCCTCAAGCATCTAAAGAAAGTCTCCCCTAAGCACAACAATTCATAAATCATTTACTATTGAATTAGGGAGCATGGGAGCATATTTGAAATTTTACTTTTTGACGAAAAATATGACTGCAACATCTGAGTCACACAGTATATGAAAATTGTCGACTGAAAAAATTAATGTCTCTCAATATGTTGATTACTGAAATAAGTCAATCATGAGCTTTGCTTTGGCTCAAGCCTCCTGGTTCAGAATCTTCAAAAAAGCGATGTACTAGTATACTACATGAGCTCATGGCTTAGACAGAGATTATGTGCTTACAAACTTAACGAGAATCATAAGAAATGAAAACCAGACATCAGAAACTCACTTGATATACTGGGATCTTTTCGGAAATTTTGAAGCTGATTTTTTAGCTCCCCTTCACTCATTATGAGTCGTTCTGCTGCCTACCAAAA contains:
- the LOC141586865 gene encoding 4-alpha-glucanotransferase, chloroplastic/amyloplastic-like; its protein translation is MASLPLPSLSLLLSSSSSYSIPKLPHLLSTTTANVTAFRSNFLTSATAQTISVADVGVGEDLPENYAEYFPTCEASDRRRAGILLHPTSLPGPHGIGDFGEHAFHFVDWLHSSGCSLWQVLPLVPPGRKANEEGSPYSGQDANCGNTLLISLEELVKDGLLTEDELPKPIDAERVNFAAVAEIKDHLVAKAAERLIMSEGELKNQLQNFRKDPSISSWLEDAAYFAAIDSVCNTFSWYDWPEPLKNRHLSALEKIYQTKKDFIDIFIAEQFLFQRQWKKIQNYARVKGIKIMGDMPIYVGYHSADVWANRKLFLLNRKGFPLLVSGVPPDAFSETGQLWNSPLYDWKAMEKDQFSWWVRRIRRAVDLYDDFRIDHFRGLAGFWAVPSEANTAMVGKWKAGPGKSLFDAIFGAVGKIDIIAEDLGVITEDVVQLRKSIGAPGMAVLQFGFGSDADNPHLPHNHENNQVVYTGTHDNDTVQGWWDNLKQEEKSHVLRYLSLNDGTDISWDLIKSAISSVAKTVIIPMQDVLRLGNSARMNIPATQFGNWSWRLPASASFGSLEAEASKLRDLLSMYGRL